A portion of the Pedobacter cryoconitis genome contains these proteins:
- a CDS encoding sugar MFS transporter, which translates to METTTPVKKNSSIIPLVTMTLLFFMWGFITCMNDILIPHLKVQFNLNFQQSMLVQFAFFGAYFIGSLIYFLISYFNGDPVNKVGYKKGIIAGVLLSAVGCCLFYPAATLSIYGVFLAALFVLGLGFTILQITANAYVTLLGPEESASSRLNLTQAFNSFGTTIAPILGGHLIFTLFLEKNGAASADSTRIPYLIFAGILVVLALIISRVKLPSFSSEETVERGLGALKFPQLKLGIFGIFCYVGAEVGIGSLLIAFMEQPDVTNLTEVVSKNYLALYWGGAMIGRFLGAISLSELPQTKKFIYMVLAAAAVYLLVFSIVDLTFAQTSFFIVFIVLNIVAFVIGKSAPARTLVIFAAVNIALLLVSIFSKGSMALYPILGIGLFNSIMFSNIYTLSISGLGKYVSQGSSLLVMAILGGALLPLVQGSIADSLGIQTSFILPALCYLYILIFGLYCAKRGHGAEGGAVRTNH; encoded by the coding sequence ATGGAAACCACTACTCCCGTTAAAAAAAATAGTTCTATTATCCCGCTTGTTACAATGACGCTCCTTTTCTTTATGTGGGGATTTATTACTTGCATGAATGATATTTTAATCCCGCACTTAAAAGTGCAGTTTAACTTAAACTTTCAACAGTCAATGCTGGTACAGTTTGCCTTTTTCGGTGCTTATTTTATCGGATCATTAATCTACTTTCTGATTTCATATTTTAACGGAGACCCAGTTAATAAAGTCGGTTATAAAAAAGGAATTATTGCAGGGGTATTGCTTTCGGCTGTCGGCTGCTGCTTATTCTATCCCGCAGCAACCCTCTCTATTTACGGTGTGTTTCTGGCTGCCTTATTTGTACTGGGCTTAGGATTCACAATCCTGCAGATTACTGCCAATGCCTATGTGACTTTATTAGGGCCAGAAGAAAGTGCTTCGAGTCGTTTAAACCTGACCCAAGCCTTTAACTCTTTCGGAACAACCATCGCCCCAATTCTTGGAGGTCATTTAATATTTACCCTGTTCCTGGAAAAAAATGGTGCCGCTTCAGCAGATTCTACGCGTATCCCTTACTTGATTTTTGCAGGTATCCTTGTCGTGCTTGCACTGATCATCAGCCGGGTTAAACTTCCATCTTTCAGCAGCGAAGAAACTGTAGAAAGAGGCTTAGGCGCTTTGAAATTCCCACAATTAAAACTCGGAATCTTTGGGATCTTTTGTTATGTAGGTGCCGAAGTAGGTATCGGAAGTTTACTGATTGCCTTTATGGAACAACCGGATGTAACTAACCTGACAGAAGTGGTCAGTAAAAATTATCTTGCCCTGTACTGGGGTGGAGCGATGATTGGAAGGTTCTTAGGCGCAATCTCCTTAAGTGAATTACCACAAACCAAGAAGTTTATTTATATGGTTCTTGCCGCTGCTGCTGTCTATTTATTAGTCTTCAGTATCGTTGACCTGACCTTTGCACAAACCAGCTTCTTTATCGTGTTTATTGTGTTGAATATTGTGGCTTTTGTAATCGGTAAATCTGCTCCGGCACGTACACTGGTAATCTTTGCAGCAGTGAATATTGCTTTATTACTGGTTTCTATTTTTAGCAAAGGCAGCATGGCTTTGTACCCTATTTTGGGAATCGGGTTGTTTAACTCGATTATGTTCTCCAACATTTATACCCTATCGATTTCAGGATTAGGAAAATATGTGAGCCAAGGTTCTTCTTTACTGGTGATGGCGATATTAGGAGGTGCTTTATTACCATTGGTTCAAGGTAGTATTGCCGATTCATTAGGTATACAAACTTCATTTATCCTGCCAGCATTATGTTATTTATACATCCTGATTTTCGGATTGTACTGTGCCAAACGTGGTCATGGTGCAGAAGGTGGCGCCGTCAGGACCAATCATTAA
- a CDS encoding diacylglycerol kinase family protein, translating to MRRLIKSFGYALSGIAYTVKTQMNFQIHLVATILVGIAGWYLQLSGNEWLWIVLAIGLVLVAELLNTAIELLVDLVSPEFNVKAGKVKDVAAGAVIVAAFISVIIAAIIFIPKLI from the coding sequence ATGCGAAGATTAATCAAGAGTTTTGGATATGCGTTATCCGGGATCGCTTATACGGTAAAAACGCAAATGAACTTTCAAATTCACCTGGTGGCAACTATATTGGTTGGAATTGCAGGCTGGTATTTGCAATTATCTGGCAATGAGTGGCTATGGATTGTTTTAGCGATTGGTCTTGTCCTGGTTGCTGAACTTTTAAATACGGCAATTGAGTTATTGGTTGACTTGGTTTCACCAGAGTTTAATGTTAAGGCAGGAAAAGTCAAGGACGTGGCTGCGGGTGCTGTTATTGTTGCGGCTTTTATTTCTGTAATTATAGCCGCTATTATTTTTATCCCAAAATTGATCTGA
- the recO gene encoding DNA repair protein RecO — protein sequence MLHKTRGIVLKTTLYSESSVVVQIFTAKFGIQSYMVNGVKRPKAKIRMNMLQALHLVDMVVYHKTNSSIQRISELRPSPVFRTIPYDIIKSTIIMFLNEVLYKSIRQQHADENIFDYIFNAVSWFDETDQGGANFHLAFLLKLSRFLGFAPSTETKSDQSYFDLQEGEFKSLTPVHPYFIEKTAAELFISLFTTPFEKLNEIKMDNATRRLILDKILIYYTLHTASFGEIKSHQVLEEILS from the coding sequence ATGCTCCACAAAACCCGTGGAATAGTTTTAAAAACGACCTTATACAGCGAAAGCAGTGTAGTGGTACAAATTTTTACAGCGAAATTTGGCATTCAGTCTTATATGGTAAACGGGGTCAAGAGACCAAAAGCTAAGATCCGGATGAATATGCTGCAGGCACTTCACCTGGTCGACATGGTTGTTTACCACAAGACAAATTCCAGTATCCAGCGGATTTCTGAGCTCAGGCCTTCTCCGGTATTCCGGACCATCCCTTATGATATTATCAAAAGTACGATCATTATGTTCCTGAATGAAGTGCTTTATAAAAGTATCCGTCAGCAGCATGCGGATGAGAATATTTTTGATTACATTTTTAATGCGGTTTCCTGGTTTGATGAAACAGATCAGGGAGGTGCAAACTTTCACCTTGCTTTTTTGCTGAAGTTGTCCAGGTTTTTAGGTTTTGCACCAAGTACAGAGACTAAAAGTGATCAGAGTTATTTCGATTTACAGGAGGGTGAATTCAAGTCTTTAACTCCCGTTCATCCTTATTTTATAGAAAAAACAGCAGCAGAATTATTTATTTCTTTATTTACGACTCCTTTTGAAAAATTAAATGAAATAAAAATGGACAATGCGACCAGAAGACTCATTCTTGATAAAATACTGATATACTACACCTTACATACGGCTTCTTTTGGAGAAATAAAATCTCACCAGGTATTGGAAGAGATCTTATCTTAA
- a CDS encoding transposase, with the protein MRIKHRWAALDAENEAIEKAKKGNYDFQSSFLPNGDTLKQLLARSRYVLYKRAEYWTQSQKERADLLFERYPDLKQAYDLSMNLSNIFEKTTDKVYGLARLARWHEKVRQAGFKAFNTISRTIENHYQTILNYFDNRSTNASAESFNAKLKAFRSQFRGVRNIDFFLFRLSRIYA; encoded by the coding sequence ATGCGAATCAAGCACCGATGGGCAGCATTAGATGCCGAAAATGAAGCGATAGAAAAGGCGAAAAAAGGGAACTATGATTTCCAGTCCAGCTTTCTCCCTAATGGGGATACCCTCAAGCAATTACTGGCCAGAAGCAGATACGTTTTGTATAAACGTGCTGAATATTGGACTCAAAGTCAAAAAGAAAGAGCAGATCTGTTATTTGAGCGTTATCCGGATCTGAAGCAGGCCTATGATTTAAGTATGAACCTCAGCAATATCTTTGAAAAAACTACCGATAAAGTGTATGGTTTGGCCAGGCTGGCCAGATGGCACGAAAAGGTAAGGCAAGCGGGATTTAAAGCTTTTAATACCATTTCAAGAACCATTGAAAATCACTATCAAACGATCTTGAATTATTTCGACAACAGATCTACCAATGCTTCTGCAGAATCTTTTAATGCCAAACTCAAAGCTTTTAGATCCCAATTCAGGGGGGTGAGAAATATCGATTTTTTCTTGTTCAGACTATCTCGGATTTACGCCTAA
- a CDS encoding transposase, whose amino-acid sequence MLYPDNLGTQLSIDETSVSHGELYTIVTNKAARGKKGAIVAIVAGVKAETVIEVLRKIPLNKRRKVKEITLDMAGNMELIAKRAFPVAVRVTDRFHVATGHRSLAGNANQAPMGSIRCRK is encoded by the coding sequence TTGCTTTATCCAGACAATCTGGGTACACAACTTTCCATAGATGAGACCAGCGTGTCCCATGGCGAGCTTTATACCATTGTCACTAATAAAGCTGCCAGAGGTAAAAAAGGGGCAATTGTAGCAATTGTTGCAGGTGTAAAAGCAGAAACTGTCATTGAAGTGCTTAGAAAAATTCCATTGAATAAAAGGCGGAAGGTGAAAGAAATTACGTTGGATATGGCTGGTAATATGGAACTGATTGCCAAAAGAGCATTTCCTGTTGCGGTCAGGGTAACCGACAGGTTTCATGTAGCAACTGGCCACAGAAGCCTTGCAGGAAATGCGAATCAAGCACCGATGGGCAGCATTAGATGCCGAAAATGA
- a CDS encoding transposase: protein MLSSYQELLRLLLPDFILENFELKSARKEHDILHIALEEVNSIPVAFEKDKLESKGFFPTITVQDFPMRGHQVFFHIKRRRWLNHTTGKVAYRDWSLVAKGTRMTGEFAAFLKQLSQYRPE, encoded by the coding sequence ATGTTATCAAGTTACCAAGAGCTCCTACGTTTATTATTACCCGATTTTATATTAGAGAATTTTGAGTTGAAATCTGCTCGTAAAGAGCATGATATTTTACATATTGCTCTGGAAGAGGTGAATTCTATTCCAGTGGCATTTGAAAAGGATAAACTGGAGTCCAAAGGTTTCTTTCCTACCATCACCGTCCAGGATTTCCCCATGCGCGGACATCAGGTCTTTTTTCATATCAAACGACGCAGATGGCTGAACCATACCACAGGAAAAGTGGCTTACCGAGACTGGAGCCTGGTTGCTAAGGGAACGCGAATGACAGGGGAATTCGCGGCTTTTTTAAAACAACTCAGTCAGTACCGCCCCGAATGA